From a region of the Mycobacteroides saopaulense genome:
- a CDS encoding L,D-transpeptidase, giving the protein MKYPRPDLGDALTRRRALTILGLTVPAVAAACTTVGSNEPEEAPSPGASLTYLPDDKAKDVNPTAPVSVTVANGWFQDVKLVNADGKVVAGALSRDQTRFRTTEPLGFDVTYTWKGSAVGLDGKAVAVSGAFTTLVPTAKVNGQFQLADGQTVGIAAPVIIQFDAHIADKAAVERSLSITCDPPTEGGWAWLPDEQQGSRVHWRSREYFKAGTKVDVKANLYGIPFGDGAFGNEDMSLDFTVGRRQIVYADAQSHRIRVTTDEGTILDLPCSYGEGDLPRNVTRSGIHVVTEKYEDFWMSNPAAGYSNVHERFAVRISNNGEFIHANPNTIGQQGNTNVTNGCINLSLGDAESYFRTAIYGDPVEVTGTSIELSYADGDLWDWVVDWPTWQSMSALPPNPKERTVTSMTSSIPTTVPLTPSGAPTLSGTPTSAPSTSVSVPSASATPTTTRR; this is encoded by the coding sequence GTGAAGTACCCCAGACCAGATCTCGGTGATGCGCTGACGCGGCGACGCGCGCTCACGATATTGGGTCTGACGGTGCCCGCCGTTGCTGCGGCCTGCACGACCGTGGGCTCGAATGAGCCCGAAGAGGCTCCGTCGCCGGGGGCCTCGCTCACGTACTTGCCCGACGACAAGGCCAAGGACGTCAACCCGACAGCACCGGTCAGTGTGACCGTGGCCAATGGGTGGTTCCAGGACGTGAAGCTGGTCAATGCCGACGGCAAGGTGGTCGCGGGAGCCCTCAGTCGTGACCAGACGAGGTTCCGCACCACCGAGCCACTGGGGTTCGATGTGACCTACACCTGGAAGGGTTCGGCGGTCGGCCTGGACGGTAAGGCCGTCGCGGTGTCCGGTGCATTCACCACGTTGGTGCCGACAGCGAAGGTCAACGGCCAGTTCCAACTCGCCGATGGGCAGACGGTGGGTATCGCGGCTCCGGTCATCATCCAGTTCGACGCGCATATCGCCGATAAGGCCGCGGTGGAGCGGTCGTTGAGCATCACGTGCGATCCGCCCACCGAAGGCGGCTGGGCATGGCTGCCCGACGAGCAACAGGGTTCCCGGGTGCATTGGCGTTCACGCGAGTACTTCAAGGCCGGCACGAAAGTCGATGTGAAGGCCAACCTCTATGGCATTCCCTTCGGGGATGGGGCCTTCGGCAATGAGGACATGTCTCTGGACTTCACCGTGGGTCGCAGGCAGATTGTCTATGCCGATGCGCAGAGCCACCGGATTCGGGTGACCACCGACGAGGGCACCATCTTGGACCTGCCGTGCAGTTACGGCGAGGGTGACCTGCCGCGCAACGTCACCCGCAGCGGGATTCACGTGGTGACCGAGAAGTATGAGGATTTCTGGATGTCCAACCCGGCGGCCGGGTACTCCAACGTCCACGAGCGCTTCGCAGTCCGGATCTCGAACAACGGCGAATTCATCCACGCCAATCCGAACACCATTGGGCAGCAAGGAAATACCAATGTCACCAATGGATGCATCAACTTGTCGCTGGGTGATGCCGAGTCCTACTTCCGTACCGCCATCTACGGCGATCCCGTCGAGGTGACCGGCACCTCGATCGAGTTGTCGTATGCCGACGGCGATCTGTGGGACTGGGTGGTGGACTGGCCGACCTGGCAGTCGATGTCCGCACTTCCGCCGAATCCGAAGGAACGGACCGTCACGTCGATGACATCGTCGATCCCGACGACGGTTCCGCTGACCCCGTCGGGGGCACCGACACTCTCGGGGACGCCGACGTCAGCCCCGTCGACCAGCGTGAGCGTGCCTTCGGCCTCGGCTACCCCGACCACCACGCGTCGATAG
- a CDS encoding SRPBCC family protein: MTHIHHVSSAKVPMAYAFDYISDAHHLADWMFGIEHVHFVNDVSRGLGAKYDIAINLGATLRSTIEVTGWDPDVLFTTESRSGIDNQIECRFRPISDDETQLEINIDYRLPGGLAGRALGKVISPFISLAITHSDEKLRKILEEGYRQKVASR; the protein is encoded by the coding sequence ATGACGCACATCCATCACGTGTCCTCCGCGAAGGTGCCCATGGCATATGCCTTCGACTACATCAGTGATGCGCACCATTTGGCCGACTGGATGTTCGGGATCGAGCACGTCCATTTCGTCAATGACGTGTCGCGGGGGTTGGGTGCCAAGTACGACATCGCGATCAACCTCGGCGCCACACTCCGGTCGACGATCGAGGTGACCGGATGGGATCCCGACGTCCTGTTCACCACCGAGTCGCGCTCAGGGATCGACAACCAGATCGAATGTCGTTTCCGGCCCATTTCCGATGACGAGACCCAGCTGGAGATCAACATCGACTACCGGCTGCCCGGCGGGCTTGCCGGCCGCGCGCTGGGCAAGGTCATCTCGCCGTTCATCTCCCTGGCCATCACCCATTCGGACGAGAAGCTGCGCAAGATCCTCGAGGAGGGATACCGCCAGAAAGTCGCCTCACGCTGA
- a CDS encoding SDR family NAD(P)-dependent oxidoreductase, with protein MTNPSFDGRVAVVTGASSGIGAATAKSLAALGFHVVVAARREDRVRALADEIGGTPVVLDVTDADSVAALAQSLDRVDVLINNAGGAWGLEPVLEADLEHWRWMWETNVVGTLQVTRALLPKLIASGDGLIVTVTSIAALDVYDGGSGYTSAKHAQAALHRTLRGELLGKPVRLTEVAPGAVETEFSVVRFDGDQDRADAVYRGITPLIAEDVAEIIAFVASRPAHVNLDQIVVKPRDQASSTRRATRD; from the coding sequence ATGACCAATCCCTCGTTCGACGGCCGGGTCGCGGTTGTTACCGGCGCCAGCTCTGGAATCGGTGCAGCCACCGCTAAATCCCTTGCAGCCCTTGGGTTTCATGTGGTGGTTGCGGCACGGCGCGAAGACCGCGTCAGGGCCCTGGCCGACGAAATCGGGGGCACCCCGGTTGTGCTCGATGTCACCGACGCCGATTCGGTTGCGGCCCTTGCGCAGAGCCTGGATCGGGTGGATGTGCTGATCAACAACGCCGGCGGGGCCTGGGGCCTGGAGCCGGTGTTGGAGGCGGATCTGGAGCACTGGCGCTGGATGTGGGAGACCAACGTGGTGGGCACCCTGCAGGTGACCCGCGCGCTGCTGCCCAAGCTGATTGCTTCGGGCGACGGGCTCATCGTCACCGTCACCTCCATCGCCGCCCTCGACGTGTACGACGGCGGCAGCGGATACACCTCCGCCAAGCACGCCCAGGCGGCATTGCACCGCACCCTGCGCGGTGAGCTTCTCGGTAAGCCCGTGCGGCTCACCGAGGTCGCGCCCGGTGCGGTGGAGACCGAGTTCTCGGTGGTTCGTTTTGACGGCGACCAAGATCGCGCGGATGCCGTGTACCGCGGCATCACACCGCTGATCGCCGAGGACGTCGCCGAGATCATCGCGTTTGTCGCCTCGCGGCCCGCCCACGTCAACTTGGACCAGATCGTCGTCAAACCGCGAGATCAGGCATCGTCCACCCGCCGGGCGACGCGGGATTGA
- a CDS encoding ROK family transcriptional regulator, which produces MTAPVRRPVSRHQIHPPALYIGDSAASSVFRAARVRGPVARDAIAQVTGLSIATVNRQVTALLDAGLLRERADLAVSGAIGRPRVPVELNHEPFLTLGIHIGARATSIVATDLFGRTLDVVETPTPNGPQGAALASLAGSAQRYLARWHRRRPLWVGVATGGVVDGPAGTVDHPRLGWTEAPVGRVFADTLGLPVSVASHVDAMAGAELLLGLRRFAARSLTSLYVYARETVGFALAIDGRVHSPSSGPGTIAALPVDSELLGGTGKLETTVSDEAVLAAARKLRIVPAGDGVSVSAVYKAARGGNESARQLLSERGRVLGQSVALLRDILNPDEVIVGGQAFTEYPEVMNDVETAFLDRSTLSKRDIRVTAFGNRVQEAGAGVVSLGGLFADPLGAMRRASARRNEASALA; this is translated from the coding sequence ATGACTGCTCCGGTTCGCCGACCTGTTTCTCGCCACCAGATTCATCCCCCCGCCCTGTACATCGGCGATAGCGCCGCCTCTTCGGTATTTCGCGCCGCACGTGTGCGCGGACCCGTGGCTCGCGATGCGATTGCCCAGGTCACAGGCCTTTCTATTGCCACCGTTAACCGACAGGTGACGGCCCTGTTGGACGCGGGACTGCTGCGTGAACGAGCCGATCTGGCCGTCTCGGGCGCCATCGGCCGCCCGCGAGTGCCGGTGGAGCTCAACCACGAGCCCTTCCTGACCCTGGGCATCCACATCGGTGCCCGCGCCACCAGCATCGTGGCGACCGACCTGTTCGGCCGCACCCTCGATGTGGTGGAAACCCCCACGCCAAACGGCCCGCAGGGGGCCGCTCTGGCTTCGCTCGCCGGGAGCGCCCAGCGCTATCTCGCCCGGTGGCACCGTCGTCGTCCCTTGTGGGTCGGAGTTGCCACCGGTGGTGTGGTCGACGGCCCGGCCGGGACGGTCGATCACCCGCGTCTGGGGTGGACCGAGGCTCCGGTGGGCCGGGTCTTCGCCGATACCCTCGGCCTGCCGGTATCGGTGGCCTCGCACGTGGACGCGATGGCGGGTGCCGAGCTGCTGCTGGGTCTGCGCCGCTTCGCGGCTCGATCCCTGACGAGCCTGTACGTATATGCCCGTGAAACAGTCGGTTTCGCTCTCGCTATCGACGGACGGGTGCACAGCCCCTCCAGTGGCCCGGGAACCATTGCGGCGCTGCCAGTCGATTCCGAATTGCTCGGCGGCACCGGCAAGTTGGAGACAACCGTCAGCGATGAGGCGGTGCTGGCCGCGGCGCGCAAGCTGCGCATTGTTCCTGCCGGGGACGGCGTTTCGGTGAGCGCGGTGTACAAGGCCGCGCGCGGTGGCAATGAGTCGGCACGCCAACTGCTTTCCGAACGCGGTCGGGTGCTGGGCCAGTCGGTGGCGCTGCTGCGGGACATCCTCAACCCCGACGAGGTGATCGTCGGTGGGCAGGCCTTCACCGAGTACCCCGAGGTGATGAACGATGTCGAGACCGCGTTCCTGGACCGGTCGACGTTGTCCAAGCGCGATATCCGGGTGACGGCATTCGGCAACCGTGTACAGGAGGCCGGTGCGGGTGTGGTCTCGCTGGGTGGGCTGTTTGCCGATCCCTTGGGTGCCATGCGGCGGGCGTCCGCCCGGCGTAATGAGGCTTCCGCCCTGGCCTAG
- the mshA gene encoding D-inositol-3-phosphate glycosyltransferase produces the protein MLSGDEFARRAVAALKPRRIAVLSVHTSPLAQPGTGDAGGMNVYVLQTALQLARRGVAVDIFTRATSSSDEPVVAVADGVTVRNIVAGPFEGLDKYDLPTQLCAFTAGVLRAEAVHEPGYYNLVHSHYWLSGQAGWLARDRWGVPLVHTAHTLAAVKNQTLAAGDRPEPALRAVGEQQVVDEADRLIVNTKDEAEQLVSIHNADPARIDIVHPGVDLDVFTPGDKAAARAEFGLRVDEQVVAFVGRIQPLKAPDLLVRAAERLPGVRVLIVGGPSGSGLDEPTALQDLAVELGIADRVTFLPPQSRQRLAQVYRAADIVAVPSHSESFGLVAIEAQACGTPVVAAAVGGLPVAVADQRTGLLVPSHRTEDWAGAIGNLLARTGSDLSGAAVEHAEGFSWSSTADSLLASYSRAISDYRAPQRPSAQRAPRSRFRPRRLSGLRR, from the coding sequence GTGCTTAGTGGCGATGAGTTCGCGCGCCGGGCGGTTGCGGCGCTGAAGCCGCGCCGCATCGCCGTCCTATCCGTACACACCTCGCCGCTGGCCCAGCCGGGTACCGGGGACGCCGGCGGCATGAATGTCTACGTGCTGCAAACAGCCCTTCAGCTGGCCCGCCGGGGCGTCGCCGTGGACATCTTCACCCGTGCTACCTCCTCGTCGGATGAGCCGGTGGTGGCCGTCGCCGACGGGGTGACGGTGCGCAACATCGTCGCCGGCCCATTCGAGGGTCTGGACAAATACGACCTGCCGACGCAGTTGTGCGCATTCACCGCGGGAGTGCTGCGCGCCGAGGCGGTCCACGAGCCCGGCTACTACAACCTGGTTCACTCGCACTACTGGCTTTCCGGTCAGGCGGGCTGGTTGGCCCGCGACCGCTGGGGCGTGCCGCTGGTGCACACCGCGCACACCCTGGCCGCGGTCAAGAACCAGACCCTTGCCGCGGGGGATCGCCCGGAGCCTGCGCTGCGCGCCGTGGGTGAACAGCAGGTGGTGGACGAGGCGGACCGGCTCATTGTCAACACCAAAGACGAAGCCGAGCAGTTGGTTTCGATACACAATGCCGACCCCGCGCGTATCGATATCGTGCATCCCGGCGTGGATCTGGATGTGTTCACGCCGGGCGACAAGGCCGCTGCCCGTGCCGAATTCGGCCTGCGCGTCGATGAGCAGGTGGTCGCATTCGTGGGACGTATCCAGCCGCTGAAGGCGCCCGATCTGTTGGTCCGCGCCGCCGAGCGGCTGCCCGGGGTTCGCGTGCTGATCGTGGGCGGGCCGTCCGGCAGCGGTCTCGACGAGCCGACGGCGCTGCAGGATCTTGCGGTGGAGCTGGGGATCGCCGATCGGGTCACCTTCCTGCCGCCACAGTCACGACAAAGGCTGGCGCAGGTATATCGGGCGGCCGATATCGTTGCGGTACCTAGTCATTCGGAGTCTTTCGGGTTAGTGGCCATCGAGGCGCAGGCCTGCGGTACCCCCGTGGTGGCGGCTGCGGTGGGTGGTCTGCCCGTCGCGGTGGCCGATCAGCGCACCGGCTTGCTGGTTCCGTCGCATCGCACCGAGGACTGGGCAGGCGCCATCGGGAATTTGTTGGCGCGCACGGGGTCTGATCTCAGCGGTGCCGCCGTCGAACATGCCGAGGGATTCTCGTGGTCCAGCACCGCCGACTCGTTGCTAGCGAGCTATAGCCGAGCTATTTCCGATTACCGTGCACCGCAACGCCCTTCGGCGCAGCGGGCGCCCCGTTCGCGATTCCGGCCGCGTAGGCTCTCGGGGCTGCGTCGATGA
- a CDS encoding MFS transporter — MLTRPIIVLFSFACGLAVATIYFSQPLLDTIGAQFSIPTAQVGIVLTLTQIGYAIGLLLIVPLGDIVQSRRLIVGQTVALAVALLATAVSPNAWTFLTSITALGGLAVVTQVMVTYTAVHAAPARQGWAIGVVTGGIISGILLSRTVSGVLSDLLGWRSVYLIAAAAATATAGILMRVLPRATRSRTGLHYGQLLTSTLRLLRDEPVLRSRSVIAMLIFAAITVLLTPMVLPLTAAPYHLSHTEVGLFGLAGAAGALGAFKAGSWCDNGLASRVTGIGLWLMSAAWLLAATLRWSLIGLAIAVVIIDFGLQSVHVANQSLIYRLDADLHGRLTAAYMTFYSIGSAAGAIASTWAYSTHGWTGVCLLGASISLGTLTYWIGNSSNSGTEAAADIDSRCRDNAGHACTAQNGAHWS; from the coding sequence GTGCTGACCAGGCCCATCATCGTGTTGTTCTCGTTCGCCTGCGGACTCGCGGTGGCAACCATCTACTTCTCGCAGCCATTGCTCGACACCATCGGCGCGCAATTCTCCATCCCCACAGCACAGGTCGGCATCGTGCTGACCCTCACCCAGATCGGCTACGCCATAGGCCTACTGCTGATCGTGCCCCTCGGCGATATCGTCCAAAGCCGCAGGCTCATCGTCGGGCAGACCGTGGCGCTCGCGGTGGCACTGCTCGCCACCGCCGTTTCCCCCAACGCGTGGACGTTCCTGACAAGCATCACCGCGCTCGGCGGGCTGGCCGTGGTCACCCAGGTGATGGTCACCTATACCGCGGTGCACGCCGCGCCCGCGCGGCAGGGATGGGCCATCGGCGTGGTGACCGGTGGGATCATCAGCGGAATCCTCCTGTCGCGCACAGTATCCGGTGTGCTATCTGATCTGCTCGGTTGGCGATCGGTATACCTGATAGCGGCCGCCGCTGCGACGGCAACAGCCGGGATCCTGATGCGCGTCCTGCCGCGAGCCACGCGCTCACGCACCGGGCTGCACTACGGTCAACTACTGACCTCAACGCTCCGGCTCCTACGCGATGAACCGGTACTGCGCTCACGGTCCGTCATCGCGATGCTGATCTTCGCCGCCATCACGGTCTTGCTCACACCGATGGTGCTCCCGCTCACCGCTGCCCCATATCACCTGTCGCACACGGAAGTCGGACTGTTCGGCCTGGCCGGGGCTGCTGGCGCACTCGGGGCGTTCAAGGCCGGATCGTGGTGCGACAACGGCCTGGCCAGCCGGGTCACCGGAATCGGTCTGTGGTTGATGTCGGCGGCGTGGCTATTGGCGGCCACCCTGCGCTGGTCCCTGATTGGGCTCGCCATCGCAGTCGTGATCATCGACTTCGGACTGCAGTCGGTGCACGTGGCCAACCAGAGCCTCATCTACCGCCTGGACGCCGACCTCCACGGGCGTCTCACTGCCGCCTACATGACGTTCTATTCCATCGGCAGTGCGGCGGGCGCCATCGCGTCCACCTGGGCGTACTCGACTCACGGATGGACCGGTGTCTGCCTGCTCGGTGCGTCGATCAGCCTTGGTACGCTTACCTATTGGATCGGCAACAGCAGCAATTCAGGCACGGAGGCAGCCGCCGACATCGACAGCCGCTGCCGCGACAACGCGGGCCACGCCTGCACCGCGCAGAACGGTGCACACTGGTCCTGA
- a CDS encoding winged helix-turn-helix transcriptional regulator gives MVGRAGHAESSCTLARPLGEIGDGWSLLIVRDAFDGLRRFGEFQKRLGLAKNILASRLSALVDNGILEIVPVGARHEYQLTAKGHGLFPVLVALRQWGDEFCFHSGEPRASLVDRETSRPLRQFELRAADGRVLGPEDTTVIGAGENGV, from the coding sequence ATGGTGGGACGTGCCGGTCACGCGGAATCCAGTTGCACGCTGGCCAGGCCGCTGGGCGAGATCGGCGACGGTTGGTCGTTGCTGATCGTTCGCGACGCATTCGACGGGTTGCGCAGATTCGGGGAGTTCCAAAAGCGCCTTGGACTGGCGAAGAACATCCTGGCGTCGCGGTTGTCGGCGTTGGTGGACAACGGAATCCTGGAGATTGTCCCGGTCGGAGCGCGGCACGAATACCAGTTGACGGCCAAGGGGCACGGGCTGTTTCCGGTCTTGGTTGCCCTTCGGCAGTGGGGCGACGAGTTCTGCTTCCACTCCGGGGAACCGCGCGCCTCACTGGTAGATCGCGAGACATCGCGTCCGCTGCGGCAGTTCGAGCTCCGTGCGGCGGACGGCCGCGTACTGGGGCCGGAAGATACGACCGTTATCGGCGCGGGGGAGAACGGCGTCTAG